One Salinimonas marina DNA segment encodes these proteins:
- a CDS encoding CinA family protein, whose protein sequence is MSQVFANHSHQKDGNDAEQLEMVTRIGSYLRAQHATVACAESCTGGGLAYALTAVAGSSDWFEQSFTTYSNTAKQTLLGVSKYTLEQHGAVSAQCVEEMARGVRERCQAEVGISTSGIAGPGGGSAEKPVGTVWFGLADANQTVSVCQFFNGDRGQVRQQAIKYALELLHHRLVEIKSQGL, encoded by the coding sequence ATGAGCCAGGTTTTTGCCAACCATTCGCATCAAAAAGATGGCAACGATGCTGAACAACTGGAAATGGTAACACGAATTGGGTCGTACTTAAGAGCGCAACACGCGACGGTCGCCTGTGCAGAGTCCTGCACCGGTGGCGGCCTCGCCTACGCCCTGACGGCCGTGGCGGGTAGTTCTGACTGGTTCGAACAATCCTTTACCACCTATTCCAATACGGCAAAACAAACTTTACTGGGTGTCTCGAAGTACACACTGGAGCAGCACGGCGCGGTGTCAGCACAGTGTGTTGAAGAAATGGCCCGGGGTGTGCGTGAGCGTTGTCAGGCAGAGGTGGGCATAAGCACCAGCGGTATTGCCGGGCCGGGTGGCGGAAGCGCTGAAAAACCGGTGGGGACGGTCTGGTTTGGCCTGGCCGATGCCAATCAAACAGTGTCGGTATGCCAGTTTTTTAACGGTGATCGCGGCCAGGTACGCCAGCAAGCGATTAAGTACGCTTTAGAATTACTGCACCACAGGCTAGTTGAAATTAAGTCTCAGGGTTTGTAG
- the mutS gene encoding DNA mismatch repair protein MutS gives MMRQYLNIKAQHPNILLFYRMGDFYELFYDDAKRAAQLLDISLTARGKSGGNPIPMAGVPYHAVESYLARLVKAGESVAICEQVGDPATSKGPVERQVQRIVTPGTVTDEALLEERQDNVLAAVCSHDNYYGLATLDITSGRFLVLECQGDEALLAELQRLNPAELLYPDDFASMALIERRKGIRRRPEWEFDRDSAFDQLTKQFKTKDLSGFGVQDLTLGLGSAGCVLQYVKDTQRASLPHINGLQQDVQEHRVQLDAATRRNLEITQNMGGNHEHTLFSILDATATAMGSRLLQRYLHAPITDRHELISRQDAIAVLMAHPEHAVTDLLKQIGDIERIMARLALRSARPRDFARLRNAFNTLPELQSVLAAFDNPLLNVLRKDIGEFPELKELLNGAIVDNPPVVLRDGGVIAPGFNSELDELRALSQGATDYLDQMELRERERTGIATLKVGYNRVHGFFIEISRAQSEHAPADYIRRQTLKNTERFITPELKEHEDKVLTSQSRALALEKQLYEQLFDTLLPQLTPLINSAAALAKLDVIQGLAERAETLQLHRPQLSDDTKICYQEGRHPIVESVMDDPFIANPLTLDDTHRMLIITGPNMGGKSTYMRQTALIVLMAYIGSFVPAQHACIGKIDRIFTRIGASDDLASGRSTFMVEMTETANILHNATENSLVLMDEIGRGTSTYDGLSLAWACAHHLATKVKAYTLFATHYFELTQLPDHYDNVVNVHLDAMEHEETIRFMHSVETGAASKSYGLQVASLAGVPQSVIAAARHKLAELEASRGEPVEDASDSHRPSAPAPTQQGQTQLPLEPASSPLDNAMETINPDDLSPRQALDLIYTLKRLSQQ, from the coding sequence ATGATGCGCCAGTATCTTAATATTAAGGCGCAACATCCAAATATTCTGCTCTTTTACCGTATGGGCGATTTTTACGAATTGTTTTACGATGACGCCAAACGAGCGGCTCAGTTGCTGGATATTTCATTAACCGCAAGGGGCAAATCGGGTGGCAATCCGATTCCGATGGCGGGGGTACCCTATCACGCGGTCGAAAGCTACCTGGCCCGGTTGGTAAAAGCCGGCGAATCCGTGGCAATTTGTGAACAGGTGGGTGATCCGGCGACCAGTAAAGGCCCGGTAGAACGTCAGGTCCAGCGCATTGTCACACCGGGTACGGTCACCGACGAAGCCTTGCTGGAAGAGCGTCAGGATAATGTGCTGGCCGCGGTATGCAGCCACGACAATTACTATGGACTGGCCACACTGGATATCACCAGTGGCCGCTTTCTGGTGCTCGAATGCCAGGGTGATGAAGCCTTACTGGCCGAGCTGCAGCGCTTGAACCCGGCCGAACTGTTGTATCCGGATGACTTTGCCTCGATGGCGCTTATTGAGCGGCGTAAAGGCATACGCCGGCGGCCCGAATGGGAATTTGACCGGGACTCGGCCTTTGATCAGTTAACCAAGCAGTTCAAAACCAAAGATTTAAGCGGCTTCGGCGTTCAGGATCTGACCCTTGGGCTGGGCAGTGCCGGCTGTGTTCTGCAATACGTAAAAGACACCCAGCGCGCCTCGTTGCCGCACATTAACGGTCTGCAGCAGGATGTGCAGGAACACCGGGTTCAGCTTGATGCAGCCACCCGCCGTAACCTGGAAATCACCCAGAATATGGGCGGCAATCATGAGCACACCCTGTTCAGTATTTTAGATGCCACCGCCACCGCCATGGGCAGCCGGTTACTGCAACGTTATCTGCATGCACCGATCACCGATCGTCACGAGCTCATAAGCCGCCAGGATGCCATTGCGGTGTTGATGGCCCATCCCGAGCATGCGGTTACTGATCTGCTCAAACAAATTGGCGATATCGAACGCATTATGGCGCGACTGGCATTACGCTCTGCCCGCCCCCGGGATTTTGCCCGCCTGCGAAATGCGTTTAATACGCTGCCCGAATTGCAAAGCGTGCTGGCAGCCTTTGACAACCCGCTGTTAAATGTATTGCGTAAAGACATTGGCGAATTTCCCGAATTAAAAGAGTTGCTTAATGGCGCTATCGTTGACAACCCGCCGGTGGTACTGCGAGATGGCGGCGTGATTGCACCAGGCTTTAATAGCGAACTTGATGAGCTGCGCGCCTTGTCCCAGGGCGCCACTGATTATCTGGATCAGATGGAGCTGCGCGAGCGCGAGCGCACCGGTATTGCAACATTAAAGGTAGGTTACAACCGCGTACACGGTTTCTTCATTGAAATCAGCCGTGCCCAAAGCGAACATGCGCCAGCAGACTATATTCGTCGACAAACGCTTAAAAATACCGAGCGTTTCATTACCCCGGAACTAAAAGAACACGAAGACAAGGTGCTCACCAGTCAAAGCCGGGCCCTGGCGCTGGAAAAACAGTTGTACGAACAATTGTTTGATACTCTGCTGCCGCAGTTAACCCCGCTTATTAACAGTGCCGCGGCGCTGGCCAAACTGGATGTGATTCAGGGGCTGGCCGAACGCGCCGAGACCTTACAATTGCACCGGCCACAGTTAAGCGATGACACAAAAATCTGTTATCAGGAAGGTCGTCACCCTATTGTTGAAAGTGTGATGGATGACCCCTTTATAGCCAATCCGCTGACGCTGGATGATACTCACCGGATGCTGATTATTACCGGCCCCAATATGGGTGGTAAATCCACTTACATGCGCCAGACCGCGCTGATTGTGTTGATGGCCTACATCGGCAGCTTCGTACCGGCGCAACATGCCTGCATTGGTAAAATTGATCGCATCTTTACCCGTATCGGCGCTTCCGACGACCTTGCCTCGGGCCGTTCGACCTTTATGGTAGAGATGACCGAAACCGCCAATATTTTGCATAATGCCACCGAAAATTCGCTGGTTTTGATGGATGAAATCGGCCGCGGTACCAGCACCTACGATGGGCTGTCACTGGCCTGGGCCTGTGCCCATCACCTGGCCACCAAAGTGAAAGCCTACACCTTATTTGCTACCCATTATTTTGAACTCACCCAACTGCCCGACCATTACGACAATGTGGTCAATGTACACCTGGATGCCATGGAGCATGAAGAGACCATCCGGTTTATGCACAGCGTCGAAACCGGTGCTGCCAGTAAAAGCTATGGCCTGCAGGTGGCATCGCTGGCCGGCGTCCCTCAAAGTGTGATTGCCGCCGCCCGCCACAAGCTCGCTGAGCTGGAAGCCAGTCGCGGCGAACCCGTTGAAGATGCGTCAGATAGCCACCGCCCCTCTGCCCCTGCGCCAACACAGCAGGGTCAGACCCAGCTGCCGCTGGAGCCAGCGTCCAGCCCGCTGGATAACGCCATGGAAACCATCAACCCGGATGATCTGTCACCGCGCCAGGCACTGGATCTTATCTACACCTTAAAGCGGCTGAGTCAGCAATAA
- the leuA gene encoding 2-isopropylmalate synthase, with protein MTNQVKIFDTTLRDGEQALSASLSAKDKLQIALALERLGVDIIEAGFPVSSPGDFASVQMIAQQVKNATVCGLARAVKADIDACGQALQVAEQFRIHTFIATSDIHVNAKLRKSQDEVVEMAVAAVKHACRYTDDVEFSCEDAGRTHIDYLCRMVEAAIDAGASTINIPDTVGYTTPTEFGGIITQLFERVPNIDKATISVHCHNDLGLAVANSLAAVEAGARQVESTINGIGERAGNCALEEIAMILQTRQSMLGLSTNINATEISRTSKLVSQLCNMPVQANKAVVGANAFSHSSGIHQDGVLKAQNTYEIMTPESVGINKNNLNLTSRSGRHVIRHRLQELGYSDTDYDLEAIYTSFVQLADTKGTVYDYDLEALLFFDKQKHESAFYKLSYLQATSGHEIIPSATVRLQVGDTLVTRSATGNGPVNAAYEAIMDILGHQDIEIVDFTLDSKGEGADALAQVSVIAQYKNRRFHGRGLATDIVEAGVNALIYVLNNTHVADQIDQHRQQQDSVAGIK; from the coding sequence ATGACGAATCAGGTAAAAATCTTTGATACCACACTAAGAGACGGCGAACAGGCGCTGTCTGCCAGCTTAAGTGCCAAAGACAAACTTCAGATCGCACTGGCACTGGAGCGTTTGGGGGTCGATATTATTGAGGCCGGTTTTCCGGTGTCCTCGCCAGGGGACTTTGCCTCGGTACAAATGATTGCCCAACAGGTAAAAAATGCCACCGTATGTGGTCTGGCCCGCGCGGTCAAAGCCGATATCGATGCCTGTGGTCAGGCCCTACAGGTTGCTGAACAGTTTCGTATTCACACATTTATTGCCACCTCTGACATTCATGTGAATGCAAAATTACGCAAGTCGCAGGATGAAGTCGTGGAAATGGCGGTGGCTGCGGTCAAACATGCCTGTCGCTATACCGACGATGTGGAGTTTTCCTGTGAAGATGCCGGTCGCACCCATATCGATTACCTGTGCCGCATGGTCGAAGCTGCTATTGATGCCGGCGCCAGTACCATCAATATTCCCGATACCGTCGGCTATACCACCCCCACCGAATTTGGCGGCATCATCACGCAGTTGTTTGAGCGGGTGCCCAATATCGATAAAGCCACCATCTCGGTACATTGTCATAATGATTTAGGCCTGGCGGTGGCCAATTCTCTGGCCGCCGTAGAAGCCGGCGCGCGCCAGGTTGAAAGCACCATCAATGGCATTGGCGAACGCGCCGGAAATTGTGCGTTGGAAGAAATCGCGATGATTTTGCAAACCCGGCAATCCATGCTGGGACTGTCAACCAACATCAATGCTACGGAGATCTCCCGTACTTCGAAACTGGTCAGTCAGCTCTGTAACATGCCGGTGCAAGCCAACAAGGCTGTGGTCGGTGCCAATGCCTTCAGTCATTCCTCCGGGATTCATCAGGACGGGGTGCTAAAAGCCCAAAATACTTATGAAATCATGACCCCCGAAAGTGTCGGCATTAATAAGAACAACCTGAATCTGACCTCGCGTTCTGGCCGTCATGTAATTCGTCATCGTCTGCAGGAGCTAGGCTATAGCGACACTGATTATGATTTGGAAGCAATTTACACCAGTTTTGTGCAACTGGCTGACACCAAGGGCACCGTGTATGACTACGATTTAGAAGCCCTGCTGTTTTTCGACAAGCAAAAACATGAGTCAGCATTTTATAAGTTGTCTTACCTGCAAGCCACCAGTGGCCATGAGATTATTCCCAGCGCCACGGTCCGGCTGCAGGTCGGTGACACCCTGGTTACTCGCAGTGCCACCGGTAATGGCCCGGTTAATGCCGCCTACGAGGCTATTATGGATATTCTGGGTCATCAGGACATCGAGATTGTAGATTTTACCCTGGATTCAAAAGGCGAAGGCGCTGATGCCCTGGCGCAGGTCAGTGTCATCGCCCAATACAAAAATCGCCGTTTTCATGGTCGCGGCCTGGCCACCGATATTGTTGAAGCAGGCGTAAATGCGCTGATTTATGTCCTCAACAACACCCATGTGGCTGACCAGATAGACCAGCATCGACAACAACAAGACTCTGTAGCAGGTATAAAATGA
- the leuC gene encoding 3-isopropylmalate dehydratase large subunit, which translates to MAKTLYDKIYDAHIIEVPGDDDLLYIDRHLIHEVTSPQAFAGLNEKNRKVRRPDRTIATMDHSISTRSLALDACGPQNALQLQTLANNCAEHGIELFAVGHQKQGIVHVMGPELGLIQPGMTVVCGDSHTATHGAFGALAFGIGTSQVEHVLATQTLKQSKAKSMLIQVDGQLAAGTTAKDIILAIIGRIGHAGATGYVIEYAGEAIRALSMEERMTICNMSIEAGAKAGLIAPDDTTFAYLQGREHSPADDHWQAAKTYWQSLYSDTDAQFDKVVTLQAADIAPQVTWGTNPGQVIGVNTPIPAPGDFEDASERESAAKALAYMGLEPGTKLADITVNQVFIGSCTNGRIEDLRSAAKIARQGKVAATVTAIVVPGSAAVKRQAEAEGLDQIFLDAGFEWRLPGCSMCLGMNDDILQKHDRCASTSNRNFEGRQGRGARTHLVSPAMAAAAALRGRFADVRDFQE; encoded by the coding sequence ATGGCCAAAACACTGTACGACAAAATCTACGATGCCCATATTATTGAGGTACCTGGTGATGATGATCTGTTATATATCGATAGGCATCTTATTCATGAGGTCACCTCCCCCCAGGCCTTTGCCGGCCTGAATGAAAAAAACCGCAAGGTACGCCGTCCCGATCGCACCATTGCCACCATGGATCATAGTATTTCCACCCGCTCCCTGGCTCTGGATGCCTGTGGTCCGCAAAATGCCCTGCAATTACAAACCCTGGCGAACAACTGCGCTGAGCATGGCATTGAACTGTTTGCGGTGGGCCATCAAAAACAAGGCATTGTGCATGTAATGGGGCCGGAGCTGGGCCTGATTCAGCCTGGCATGACGGTGGTATGTGGCGACTCACATACCGCCACCCATGGCGCATTTGGCGCCCTGGCCTTTGGCATCGGCACCTCCCAGGTTGAACATGTGCTGGCCACCCAGACCCTTAAACAAAGTAAAGCCAAAAGCATGCTGATCCAGGTGGACGGCCAGCTGGCCGCCGGTACCACCGCCAAAGACATCATCCTGGCCATCATCGGACGCATTGGTCATGCCGGTGCCACCGGCTATGTGATTGAATATGCAGGCGAAGCCATCCGCGCCCTGTCCATGGAAGAGCGGATGACCATCTGTAATATGAGTATTGAAGCCGGGGCCAAAGCAGGCTTAATCGCTCCGGATGACACGACCTTTGCCTATTTGCAGGGCCGGGAACATAGCCCTGCCGATGACCACTGGCAAGCGGCCAAAACCTACTGGCAATCACTGTATAGCGATACGGATGCCCAATTTGATAAAGTCGTGACCTTGCAGGCTGCCGATATTGCCCCTCAGGTGACCTGGGGCACCAACCCCGGCCAGGTTATCGGGGTCAACACTCCAATTCCGGCTCCGGGTGATTTTGAAGATGCCAGCGAACGGGAAAGTGCCGCCAAAGCCCTGGCGTATATGGGGTTAGAACCAGGCACCAAACTGGCAGACATCACCGTTAATCAGGTCTTTATTGGCTCATGTACCAATGGTCGGATTGAAGATTTACGCTCCGCGGCTAAAATCGCGCGCCAGGGTAAAGTCGCCGCTACAGTTACGGCGATTGTGGTCCCCGGTTCCGCGGCAGTGAAACGTCAGGCAGAAGCCGAAGGCTTAGATCAGATATTTTTAGACGCCGGGTTTGAATGGCGTTTACCCGGCTGTTCCATGTGCCTGGGGATGAACGACGATATTTTGCAAAAGCACGATCGCTGCGCCTCCACCAGTAACCGCAACTTTGAAGGTCGTCAGGGCCGTGGCGCCCGTACCCATTTGGTAAGCCCGGCGATGGCCGCCGCCGCCGCCCTGCGTGGTCGATTTGCCGATGTCAGAGATTTTCAGGAGTAA
- a CDS encoding CTP synthase, producing MTNYIFVTGGVVSSLGKGIAAASLAAILEARGLTVTMLKLDPYINVDPGTMSPIQHGEVFVTDDGAETDLDLGHYERFIRTRMSKRNNFTTGRVYEEVLKRERRGDYLGATIQVIPHITNEIKRRVIEGAEGHDVAIVEVGGTVGDIESQPFLEAIRQLGTEVGRDRAMFMHLTLVPYMPASGEVKTKPTQHSVKELRSIGIQPDILVCRSVGALPATERSKIALFTNVVDKAVISLKDVDSIYRIPAALKAQGMDQLVVDRFGFDCKEADLTEWEQVLYAESNPTAEINIGMVGKYVELPDAYKSVNEALKHAGLKNRLTVNIHHVDSQDVESKGTQILEHLDAILVPGGFGERGVEGKIAAVRYARENKVPFLGICLGMQVALIEFARNVAGMENANSTEFDPDSPYPVVGLITEWLDADGSTEIRTETSDLGGTMRLGSQLCHLIPDTKVHQMYGTESIYERHRHRYEVNNNLRDQIEQAGLKVSGLSTDKRLVEVIEIPDHPWFVAGQFHPEFTSTPRDGHPLFTGFVAAAGQYQKENH from the coding sequence ATGACAAACTATATTTTCGTCACAGGTGGTGTTGTATCATCGCTAGGTAAAGGTATTGCTGCTGCATCATTAGCCGCAATTCTTGAAGCGCGTGGTCTGACCGTCACAATGCTAAAGCTGGATCCCTACATCAACGTAGATCCAGGAACGATGAGCCCCATTCAGCATGGTGAGGTTTTTGTCACCGATGACGGTGCCGAAACCGATTTGGATCTGGGTCATTACGAACGCTTTATTCGTACCCGCATGAGCAAGCGTAATAACTTCACCACCGGCCGGGTGTATGAAGAAGTACTAAAGCGTGAGCGACGGGGCGATTACTTGGGCGCTACCATCCAGGTTATTCCGCATATCACCAACGAAATCAAACGTCGGGTCATCGAGGGCGCAGAAGGCCATGATGTCGCGATTGTTGAGGTAGGTGGTACGGTGGGCGATATCGAATCACAACCGTTTTTGGAAGCCATCCGTCAATTGGGCACCGAAGTGGGCCGCGACCGCGCCATGTTCATGCACTTAACGCTGGTGCCTTATATGCCGGCCTCGGGCGAGGTAAAAACCAAGCCCACCCAGCATTCGGTTAAAGAGCTGCGGTCAATTGGTATTCAGCCCGACATTCTGGTGTGTCGCTCTGTAGGAGCATTGCCTGCCACCGAGCGTTCAAAAATTGCTTTGTTTACCAATGTGGTCGACAAAGCGGTTATCTCATTAAAAGATGTCGACAGTATCTATCGGATCCCGGCTGCGCTGAAAGCCCAGGGGATGGATCAGCTGGTGGTGGACCGCTTTGGTTTTGACTGTAAAGAAGCCGATTTGACCGAATGGGAACAGGTACTTTACGCCGAGTCTAATCCCACCGCTGAGATCAACATCGGTATGGTCGGAAAATACGTTGAGCTGCCCGATGCCTACAAATCTGTTAATGAAGCGCTTAAACATGCCGGTTTGAAGAACCGCCTGACGGTCAATATCCACCATGTAGACTCGCAGGATGTGGAGTCTAAAGGCACCCAGATTTTGGAGCATCTTGATGCTATTTTGGTGCCTGGCGGCTTTGGCGAGCGCGGTGTTGAAGGTAAAATTGCCGCGGTGCGCTACGCCCGGGAAAACAAGGTACCATTTTTAGGTATTTGCCTGGGTATGCAGGTGGCATTGATTGAATTTGCCCGGAATGTGGCGGGTATGGAAAACGCCAACAGCACGGAATTTGATCCAGACAGCCCGTATCCGGTGGTGGGTCTGATCACCGAATGGCTTGATGCTGATGGCAGCACTGAAATACGCACTGAAACCTCAGATTTGGGCGGCACCATGCGCCTGGGAAGCCAGCTGTGTCACCTGATTCCAGATACCAAAGTGCATCAGATGTATGGCACTGAAAGCATCTATGAACGTCACCGCCACCGCTACGAGGTAAACAATAACCTGCGCGATCAAATTGAGCAGGCCGGGCTTAAGGTAAGTGGTTTGTCCACTGATAAACGGCTTGTAGAAGTTATCGAGATCCCTGACCATCCGTGGTTTGTTGCCGGTCAGTTCCACCCTGAATTTACGTCTACCCCGCGCGACGGCCATCCGCTGTTTACCGGATTTGTGGCAGCCGCAGGTCAGTACCAAAAAGAAAATCATTAA
- the leuD gene encoding 3-isopropylmalate dehydratase small subunit, giving the protein MTTNTGISTHAGRAAPLDQANVDTDQIIPKQFLTGVTRAGYGKHLFHDWRYLDLHEQEPNPEFVLNLSQYQGASILLCRENFGCGSSREHAPWALADYGFNVIVATSFADIFYGNCINNQLLPVSLAPAQMDILFAQVSAAPETLITIDLPTQSVIAGTNTFYFQIDAQHKQNLLKGLDAIGQTLEHAAQIEKYEDSEPVWR; this is encoded by the coding sequence ATGACCACCAATACCGGAATCAGCACCCATGCCGGCCGCGCCGCGCCCCTGGATCAGGCCAATGTCGATACCGACCAGATAATTCCCAAGCAATTTCTGACCGGCGTGACCCGGGCCGGGTATGGCAAGCATTTATTTCACGATTGGCGCTATCTGGATTTGCACGAGCAAGAGCCAAATCCCGAGTTTGTGTTAAACCTGTCACAGTATCAGGGCGCCAGCATTTTATTGTGTCGCGAAAACTTTGGTTGCGGCTCAAGCCGTGAACATGCGCCCTGGGCCCTGGCCGATTATGGCTTCAACGTTATTGTTGCCACCAGCTTCGCTGACATTTTTTATGGCAACTGCATTAACAATCAGTTGTTGCCTGTCAGCCTGGCCCCGGCACAAATGGACATCCTGTTTGCGCAGGTCAGCGCCGCGCCTGAGACCTTGATTACTATCGACCTACCCACTCAGTCGGTGATCGCAGGCACCAACACATTTTACTTTCAGATTGATGCCCAGCATAAACAGAATTTGTTAAAAGGGCTGGATGCCATCGGGCAAACGCTGGAGCATGCAGCGCAAATTGAAAAATATGAAGATAGCGAACCTGTTTGGCGATAA
- the leuB gene encoding 3-isopropylmalate dehydrogenase: protein MKTFNIAVLPGDGIGPEVMQQARRVLQAVSERFEINFELNELPVGGYAIDTTGEALPAATLLGCEQADAILFGSIGGPKWDALPIELRPERAALLTLRQHFDLFSNLRPARIYPGLEHLSPLRADIAASGVDIVVIRELTSGIYFGQPKGREGEGENQYAFDTMRYSRKEIRRIAVAAFEAARLRNHKVTSVDKANVLQTSRLWREVTEEVATQYPDVALEHIYIDNATMQVMKNPAQFDVMLCSNLFGDIISDECAMMTGSMGLLPSASINEEGFGLYEPAGGSAPDIAGQNIANPIAQILSAAMLLRFSLGQADAADAIEQAVVKTLEAGILTAELLTGEQQQNAASTAEVGDAVVQFILSQE, encoded by the coding sequence ATGAAGACCTTTAACATTGCCGTATTGCCCGGTGACGGTATTGGCCCGGAAGTGATGCAACAGGCCCGGCGCGTGTTGCAGGCCGTTAGTGAACGATTTGAGATTAACTTTGAGCTTAATGAATTACCGGTTGGCGGCTATGCCATCGACACCACCGGCGAAGCATTACCGGCGGCCACGCTGTTAGGATGCGAACAGGCCGATGCCATTTTATTTGGTTCTATCGGCGGGCCTAAATGGGATGCATTGCCGATTGAGCTGCGCCCCGAACGCGCTGCCCTGCTAACCCTACGTCAGCATTTTGATTTGTTCAGTAATTTACGTCCGGCCCGGATTTACCCGGGATTGGAACACTTAAGTCCGTTGCGTGCCGATATTGCCGCCAGCGGCGTGGACATTGTGGTGATCCGGGAGCTGACCAGCGGCATTTATTTTGGCCAGCCCAAAGGCCGTGAAGGCGAAGGCGAGAACCAGTACGCCTTTGACACCATGCGTTACAGCCGTAAGGAAATTCGTCGAATTGCGGTGGCCGCCTTTGAAGCCGCCCGTTTGCGCAACCACAAAGTGACTTCCGTCGACAAAGCTAATGTACTGCAAACCAGTCGCTTGTGGCGGGAGGTGACCGAAGAGGTTGCGACCCAGTACCCCGATGTTGCCCTGGAACATATCTATATCGATAACGCCACCATGCAGGTAATGAAAAATCCGGCCCAGTTTGATGTGATGCTGTGCTCCAACTTATTTGGCGATATCATCTCTGACGAATGCGCCATGATGACCGGCTCCATGGGTCTGTTACCTTCAGCAAGCATCAACGAAGAGGGCTTCGGTTTGTATGAACCGGCTGGCGGCTCGGCGCCGGATATTGCCGGTCAAAACATTGCCAACCCCATTGCCCAAATCCTGTCTGCGGCGATGTTATTACGCTTTAGTCTGGGTCAGGCAGACGCTGCTGATGCCATTGAACAGGCGGTGGTCAAAACCCTGGAAGCCGGCATCCTAACCGCTGAGCTGCTCACCGGTGAGCAGCAGCAAAATGCCGCCAGTACCGCTGAGGTTGGCGATGCGGTAGTACAGTTTATCTTGTCACAGGAGTAA
- the eno gene encoding phosphopyruvate hydratase → MAKISRIVGREILDSRGNPTVEADVYLDSGEMGRAAAPSGASTGSREALELRDADASRYLGKGVTKAVAAINDVIAPALIDKDPMAQSDIDDIMLQLDGTENKETLGANAILAVSLAVAKAAAASKKVALYEHIADLNGTPGEYSMPVPMMNIINGGEHADNNVDIQEFMVQPVGAASFKEALRMGAEIFHALKKVLSAKGLSTAVGDEGGFAPNLSSNAEALAVIVQAVENAGYKMNEDVTLALDCAASEFYKDGSYVLSGEDKRFNSEEFGDYLADLANQYPIVSIEDGLDESDWDGWASLTNKIGEKVQLVGDDLFVTNTKILKRGIDNNIGNSILIKFNQIGSLTETLNAIKMAKDAGFTAVISHRSGETEDATIADLAVGTAAGQIKTGSLCRSDRVAKYNQLLRIEEALGSAAIYRGRSEIKGQ, encoded by the coding sequence ATGGCGAAGATTAGTCGAATAGTTGGACGCGAAATCCTGGATTCTCGTGGTAACCCTACCGTCGAAGCTGATGTCTATCTGGACAGTGGTGAAATGGGCCGGGCCGCAGCACCATCAGGCGCTTCTACTGGCTCTCGCGAAGCGCTGGAATTACGTGATGCTGACGCTAGCCGGTATCTGGGCAAGGGTGTTACCAAAGCCGTAGCAGCAATCAATGATGTCATTGCCCCGGCGCTCATCGACAAAGATCCCATGGCTCAAAGTGATATCGACGATATCATGCTGCAACTTGATGGGACTGAGAACAAGGAAACCCTGGGCGCCAATGCTATTCTGGCGGTATCTTTGGCAGTCGCCAAAGCAGCAGCAGCGAGCAAAAAAGTGGCGCTGTATGAGCACATTGCTGATCTTAATGGCACGCCTGGTGAATATTCAATGCCAGTACCGATGATGAACATCATCAATGGCGGCGAGCACGCCGACAACAATGTTGATATTCAGGAATTTATGGTGCAGCCGGTAGGTGCAGCCAGCTTCAAAGAAGCATTACGGATGGGCGCTGAGATTTTCCATGCGCTGAAAAAAGTATTGTCAGCTAAGGGCCTGAGTACCGCGGTTGGCGATGAAGGTGGCTTTGCCCCTAACTTGAGCTCTAATGCTGAAGCCCTGGCGGTCATTGTTCAGGCGGTTGAAAACGCTGGCTACAAGATGAACGAAGATGTGACCCTGGCCTTAGATTGCGCAGCCTCTGAATTCTACAAAGATGGCAGCTATGTACTATCTGGTGAAGACAAGCGGTTTAACTCTGAAGAGTTTGGTGACTATCTGGCCGACCTGGCTAACCAGTATCCGATTGTTTCCATTGAAGATGGTCTGGATGAAAGTGACTGGGATGGCTGGGCCAGCCTGACCAACAAGATTGGCGAAAAAGTACAGCTGGTCGGTGATGATCTGTTTGTGACCAACACCAAAATCCTTAAGCGTGGTATCGATAACAACATCGGTAACTCAATCCTGATTAAATTCAACCAGATTGGCTCGTTAACCGAGACCCTGAATGCAATCAAGATGGCTAAAGACGCTGGCTTTACTGCGGTAATTTCGCACCGTTCAGGTGAAACCGAAGACGCTACCATTGCCGATTTGGCAGTTGGTACCGCCGCCGGCCAGATCAAAACCGGTTCATTGTGCCGTTCTGATCGGGTTGCAAAATACAACCAGTTGCTACGTATTGAAGAAGCACTGGGCAGCGCCGCTATCTATCGCGGTCGCTCAGAAATTAAAGGTCAGTAA